In one Kluyveromyces marxianus DMKU3-1042 DNA, complete genome, chromosome 4 genomic region, the following are encoded:
- the MRX14 gene encoding mitochondrial 54S ribosomal protein bL34m, protein MSFLAKNLVQWMPKRTFTSLSSFSPLRSLNGSIHRPLMHTNPMEVTLNNQPQGTRVSVFGTLFDLTQRRWKSRGNTFQPSTLKRKRRVGFLARARSKSGQQILKRRKAKGRWYLTY, encoded by the coding sequence ATGAGCTTTCTAGCCAAAAACCTGGTCCAATGGATGCCAAAACGTACATTTACTAGCTTGTCTAGTTTTTCACCACTAAGGTCTTTGAATGGTAGCATCCACAGACCTTTGATGCACACCAATCCTATGGAAGTAACATTAAACAATCAACCCCAAGGCACTAGAGTATCTGTTTTTGGTACTTTATTTGACCTAACTCaaagaagatggaaaaGTAGAGGTAATACTTTCCAACCAAGTACtttgaagaggaaaagaagagttggTTTCCTAGCAAGAGCTAGATCAAAGTCAGGTCAGCAAATActgaagagaagaaaggcCAAGGGTAGATGGTATCTCACCTACTGA
- the MRPL1 gene encoding mitochondrial 54S ribosomal protein uL1m translates to MMWPRLFTRQFQTTAFRLAEESSSKLSREQIRKKELRKMAQRRLQAKTPASEHPLYMPVSQALRYLRAIEVGQPASQQTITLSTIIVSERGVPPLTGNVSFSKPLKEVKVAVFTNDEAQTALMKDTYKVHLVGGTDLLNQIKEGKVNIDFDKAFATPDVVPQLAQLGRILGPRGLLPTVKKGTVAENLESLVQENMNSVPFRQRGNSISLGVAKTYFSDREVLENLLATEKAFKEAIASQQTKKPSILGQTTLTSTHGPGIVIDFA, encoded by the coding sequence ATGATGTGGCCAAGGTTGTTCACCAGACAATTTCAAACTACGGCCTTCCGTTTGGCGGAAGAATCCTCTAGTAAGTTATCTAGAGAGCAAATAAGGAAGAAGGAGTTGCGTAAGATGGCACAAAGAAGACTACAAGCAAAAACACCTGCTAGCGAACATCCTTTATATATGCCAGTTTCTCAAGCTTTGAGATACTTGCGTGCGATTGAAGTTGGGCAACCAGCCAGTCAACAGACAATAACACTCAGCACAATTATAGTTTCAGAGAGAGGTGTTCCTCCACTCACAGGTAATGTGTCCTTCAGTAAGCCGCTAAAGGAAGTTAAAGTTGCTGTGTTCACTAATGACGAGGCTCAGACAGCTTTAATGAAGGATACATACAAAGTCCATTTGGTTGGTGGAACGGACTTGTTAAACCAGATCAAGGAAGGTAAAGTCAACATTGATTTCGATAAGGCATTCGCAACCCCAGATGTTGTTCCTCAACTTGCACAACTTGGTAGAATTTTAGGTCCTCGTGGTCTACTCCCCACTGTGAAGAAGGGTACTGTTGCTGAAAATCTTGAATCTTTGGTTCAAGAAAACATGAACTCTGTCCCATTCAGACAACGTGGTAATAGCATCAGCTTAGGAGTTGCTAAGACATACTTTAGTGATAGAGAAGTCTTAGAAAATCTTTTGGCTACTGAAAAAGCTTTCAAAGAGGCCATCGCTAGCcaacaaacaaagaaaccaagTATATTAGGCCAAACAACTCTGACAAGCACCCACGGTCCAGGTATTGTTATTGACTTCGCTTaa
- the TMA64 gene encoding Tma64p, which produces MFAKEPHIKPLSNLKNSDRKKLQATIKSKINENYSLPTPVIKQTSFQVQNLAGFIYTDETNKPIWFKTKFEDQLYPTIYNLWKFQEQLLPIILTHDFVIEEHILGGANLMLPGTVPPFDSRIKKGTVVGIASTKEPLLVKAVGVAEMDLYGITHVIGTKGIAVRVVHYLDDGLFKAFKVDIDPPVFEHIDTGSSNREDEVESSTNIESEGEEEEGEEEEAEEEEEKEGRNENDEEVEELAETLDQLSCEDVDHMLLRAVKYTIKFDSKVTLPMVASTFISNHVLKNLPDVDTSVVNLKKSSWKKATKFLKYLEDEGYIKLKGKNDNFTVISIDKNHKTLENMEPYKTLASSVKKSTGTENSNSAKKKNSAYSGENLYKPMSSAQKLIIETTGDVPKQYYTQQELKKILDSYISQKKLIDPNNKSLVKFDDTLFKMSNKSTQNGGINSISRALLLSPTFLSKNFNTYHQIYKPDGSPLLKSPEKGTIPNIEIVTEKKIGRKIITRVSNFEKFKIDDEELAAALRKKCSGSTTIGESKTLKTKEVQVQGPHGAIAISILNDYGIPTKWISFENKVKPKQKKKI; this is translated from the coding sequence ATGTTTGCAAAGGAACCGCATATCAAACCGCTCtcaaatttgaagaatagTGATAGGAAGAAGTTACAAGCTACAATAAAGAGTAAGATTAATGAAAATTATTCTTTGCCTACACCAGTAATCAAGCAAACAAGCTTTCAAGTGCAGAACTTAGCCGGATTCATCTACACAGATGAGACGAACAAGCCAATTTGGTTCAAAACAAAGTTTGAGGATCAATTATACCCTACCATATATAACTTATGGAAATTTCAAGAGCAATTGCTTCCCATCATTTTAACTCATGATTTTGTCATCGAGGAGCATATACTAGGCGGTGCTAACTTAATGCTTCCTGGAACAGTTCCACCATTTGATAGTAGAATAAAGAAAGGCACTGTTGTAGGTATTGCATCAACGAAAGAACCTTTGCTTGTTAAAGCGGTAGGTGTGGCAGAGATGGATCTTTACGGCATAACACACGTTATAGGGACTAAAGGTATAGCTGTAAGAGTGGTACACTATTTAGATGACGGATTATTCAAAGCATTTAAAGTAGACATTGATCCACCAGTATTTGAACATATTGATACCGGTAGCAGTAATCGTGAAGATGAAGTAGAATCTTCAACTAATATCGAATCAGaaggggaagaagaagaaggggaagaagaagaagcagaagaagaagaggaaaaggagggaagaaacgaaaacgatgaagaagttgaagaattggCTGAAACTTTAGATCAATTGAGTTGCGAAGACGTCGATCACATGTTGCTTCGCGCAGTGAAATATACAATCAAATTCGATAGCAAGGTCACACTACCTATGGTTGCATCCACATTTATATCCAACCATGTATTGAAAAATCTACCAGACGTCGACACCAGTGTTGTAAACCTAAAGAAATCATCCTGGAAGAAGGCCACTAAATTcctcaaatatttggagGATGAAGGTTACATCAAGTTAAAGGGGAAGAACGATAATTTCACTGTCATATCAATCGATAAAAATCATAAAACCCTAGAAAATATGGAACCTTATAAGACGCTTGCGTCCTCAGTCAAGAAATCAACAGGTACCGAAAATAGCAACAGcgcaaaaaaaaagaattctgCATACAGTGGTGAGAACTTGTATAAACCCATGAGTAGTGCGCAAAAACTCATCATCGAAACCACTGGAGATGTTCCAAAACAGTATTACACCCAACAAGAACTCAAAAAGATTTTGGACTCATATATCTCACAGAAAAAGTTAATAGACCCAAACAATAAATCGCTGGTCAAATTTGACGACACACTTTTCAAAATGTCAAATAAATCTACACAGAATGGCGGAATTAATTCTATTTCCAGAGCATTGTTACTTTCTCCTACTTTTCTCTCCAAAAATTTTAACACATACCATCAAATATACAAACCAGATGGATCTCCTTTACTAAAATCTCCCGAAAAGGGCACGATTCCCAACATTGAAATCGTcacagaaaagaaaattggtAGAAAGATCATCACAAGAGTCAGTAACTtcgaaaagttcaaaattgacgatgaagaattggCTGCAGCCCTAAGAAAAAAGTGCAGCGGATCCACCACCATCGGAGAGTCAAAGACACTAAAGACGAAAGAGGTCCAGGTCCAGGGACCACACGGCGCCATTGCAATATCTATTCTAAATGATTACGGTATTCCAACAAAATGGATATCCTTCGAGAACAAAGttaaaccaaaacaaaaaaagaaaatatga
- the SUL2 gene encoding sulfate permease → MVSHQLVSDRGKNYDSVDGDSINKYSDESPDFDQLEQEYDDLKTSEIIAPHISNGHSIGSSPRHHHLYDDMHLDSIVDTTYQDEESILKGTSTGKTGIEDVTVRNIYTYDSLQVPNYEEPIVNLKDAYDEKIKPYVRLQSVTDYLLSLFPLLKWIHHYNLSWLYNDVVAGITVGCVLVPQSMSYAQIASLPPQYGLYSSFVGAFIYSFFATSKDVCIGPVAVMSLETAKVIARVTKKVGDSNPEITAPIIATTLSLICGAIALGVGLLRLGFLVEFISLNAVAGFMTGSAINIVAGQVPALMGYGKAVNTRAATYKVIINSLKHLPDTKLDAVFGLIPLVILYVWKYFCGTLGPKLVDRYVTRRDPKRASIYKLVLFYAQALRNAFVIILFTLISWGITRHKKKKDYPISVLGKVPSGLKHVGVMKLPDGLVSHLGSELPSAVIILVLEHIAISKSFGRVNDYKVVPDQELIAIGVTNLISTFFNAYPATGSFSRSALKAKCNVKTPLSGLFTGSCVLLALYCLTGAFYYIPKACLSAVIIHAVSDLVASYKTTWNFYLMNPLDFVCFLVTVLITIFSSIENGIYFAMCWSAAMLLLKVVFPTGQFLGYVELCEVTNAEVNKSIDRIIIAEPSKDGSSDDNTTDSNGKPVENVKIQVNSNKLTDQESTTGAAAAAGNLNHAHLQYHVKWMPLDNNYQHELNPEVVVHPPPPGVIVYRPTESWTYVNCSRQYDKIFARVKELTRPGKSARHVRKVDRVWNDPGEWEPPYLLRKLFKFKKSDSSSADLEGRQVQDSRPILKVLAMDWSQVNQIDSTGIQNLVDLRKAINKYANRQVEFHFSGIISPWIKRGLVNAGFGTINEEFSDESLLVGHTSYNLVKSRGEHEDEEQTVALYTANGVNLPFFHIDMPDFHKWHL, encoded by the coding sequence ATGGTCTCGCATCAGCTGGTTTCTGATCGTGGGAAAAACTATGACAGTGTTGATGGTGATAGTATTAATAAATATTCAGATGAAAGCCCAGATTTCGATCAGTTGGAACAAGAATATGATGACTTAAAGACGAGTGAAATTATCGCTCCTCACATAAGCAATGGTCACAGCATTGGGTCATCTCCAAGGCACCACCATTTGTATGACGACATGCATTTGGATTCGATTGTTGACACAACATatcaagatgaagaaagcATACTGAAAGGAACTAGTACAGGCAAAACCGGCATAGAAGATGTTACAGTGCGTAACATCTATACATATGATTCCCTTCAAGTTCCCAACTACGAGGAGCCAATCGTTAACTTAAAAGATGCATATGATGAGAAGATCAAACCATACGTACGCCTACAGTCTGTTACCGACTATTTGCTGTCGTTATTCCCATTACTAAAATGGATTCATCATTATAATCTCAGTTGGCTCTATAATGATGTTGTTGCGGGTATTACTGTCGGCTGTGTTCTTGTGCCACAATCCATGTCATATGCCCAGATTGCAAGTTTGCCTCCTCAGTACGGGTTGTACTCTTCCTTTGTCGGTGCCTTCATATACTCATTTTTCGCTACTAGTAAGGATGTCTGCATTGGTCCAGTGGCTGTTATGTCCCTTGAGACTGCTAAAGTTATTGCGAGAGTCACGAAAAAGGTTGGTGATAGTAATCCCGAAATCACTGCGCCCATCATTGCGACtactctttctttaatctGTGGTGCTATCGCTTTGGGTGTTGGGCTTCTAAGGCTTGGGTTCCTTGTGGAGTTCATTTCATTGAATGCCGTGGCTGGTTTCATGACTGGTTCTGCTATCAACATTGTAGCTGGACAAGTTCCGGCATTAATGGGATATGGTAAAGCGGTGAATACAAGAGCTGCCACTTACAAGGTTATTATTAACAGTTTGAAACACTTACCTGACACGAAATTGGATGCTGTGTTTGGGTTAATTCCATTGGTTATCTTATACGTTTGGAAGTACTTCTGTGGAACATTGGGCCCCAAGTTGGTGGACCGTTATGTTACTAGACGTGACCCTAAGAGGGCTTCCATCTACAAGTTGGTCTTATTTTATGCGCAGGCGCTTAGAAATGCATTTGTCATTATCCTATTCACATTGATATCGTGGGGCATCACCAGacacaagaagaagaaggattATCCAATATCTGTATTGGGTAAAGTTCCATCTGGTTTAAAGCATGTTGGTGTCATGAAGTTGCCAGACGGTTTAGTATCTCACTTGGGGTCTGAGCTTCCCTCTGCTGTTATCATTTTGGTGTTAGAGCATATTGCCATTTCCAAGTCCTTTGGTAGAGTTAACGACTACAAGGTGGTTCCGGACCAAGAATTGATCGCCATTGGTGTCACTAACTTGATCTCCACTTTCTTTAACGCCTACCCAGCTACCGGTTCTTTCTCTAGAAGTGCGTTGAAGGCCAAGTGTAATGTGAAAACACCTCTATCGGGGCTCTTCACCGGTTCTTGTGTCTTGCTAGCATTGTACTGTTTGACTGGTGCATTTTACTACATTCCAAAGGCCTGTTTATCTGCAGTTATTATCCATGCTGTGAGTGACTTGGTGGCTTCCTACAAGACCACATGGAActtttatttgatgaacCCATTGGACTTCGTCTGTTTCCTAGTGACTGTTTTGATTACcattttctcttctatTGAAAACGGTATCTATTTCGCTATGTGCTGGTCTGCAGCAATGTTGTTATTGAAGGTCGTGTTCCCCACTGGACAATTCCTAGGTTACGTAGAGCTATGTGAGGTTACCAATGCCGAAGTTAACAAGTCCATTGACCGTATTATCATTGCCGAGCCTTCCAAGGACGGTTCATCCGATGATAACACCACGGATAGCAACGGCAAGCCTGTCGAAAACGTTAAAATCCAGGTCAATTCGAACAAGTTGACAGACCAGGAGTCCACTACTGGTGCAGCCGCAGCCGCAGGAAATCTCAACCACGCCCACTTGCAGTACCACGTCAAGTGGATGCCATTGGACAACAACTACCAGCACGAACTAAACCCAGAAGTGGTTGTGCATCCTCCTCCACCGGGAGTCATTGTGTACAGACCCACTGAGTCATGGACATATGTCAATTGCTCGAGACAGTACGACAAGATTTTCGCAAGAGTCAAGGAGTTGACCAGACCGGGCAAGTCTGCAAGACACGTGCGCAAGGTTGACAGAGTATGGAACGACCCAGGCGAATGGGAGCCACCATACTTGTTGAGAAAGcttttcaagttcaagaagtcCGATAGTTCGTCTGCCGATTTGGAAGGCCGCCAGGTACAGGACTCAAGACCAATTTTGAAGGTGCTAGCGATGGACTGGTCGCAGGTAAATCAAATCGACTCTACTGGTATTCAGAATCTGGTAGATCTCCGTAAGGCTATAAACAAATACGCTAACAGACAAGTGGAATTCCACTTTAGCGGAATAATATCTCCATGGATCAAGAGAGGTTTGGTGAATGCTGGGTTTGGTACCATAAACGAAGAGTTTAGCGACGAATCGCTACTGGTTGGCCATACGAGCTACAATCTGGTCAAGAGCCGCGGTGAGcatgaagatgaggaacAAACCGTGGCATTGTACACGGCCAACGGTGTGAATCTCCCCTTTTTCCACATCGACATGCCAGATTTCCACAAGTGGCACTTATAA
- a CDS encoding aldo-keto reductase superfamily protein: MQRENKSAQCLHIYLYIKRGGQKGRPRRRQTKPSFQLCGSEVVGKCVIVVTSATMATPLLKQVRLGRSGLKISPIVVGCMSYGSKDWAPWVEDDRGKIFEILKYCYDHGLRTYDVADMYSNGLSERLLGEFLAHYKIPRERVVILTKVYFPVDEELEMKHGGLEAGSAEAAQQELDLANQQGLSRKHILAGVEASCGRLGTYIDVLQLHRLDRETPMEEIMRALNDVVESGKVRYIGASTMRATELADLQAIAERRGWHQFISSQSCYNLLYREDERELIPYLERHGLGMIPWSPNARGILCRPAADHAKSQRAKTDPTIKRRAMDHLEAQEVEIIDRVQEIADKRGTSMAVVSSAWVLAKGGYPIVGLSSIERVQEILGAAEFKLSEEEVAYLEEPYLPKKMIL, translated from the coding sequence atGCAGCGGGAAAATAAATCCGCACAATGTCTTCATATATAcctatatataaaaaggGGAGGCCAGAAGGGGAGGCCAAGAAGGAGACAGACAAAACCTAGTTTTCAGCTTTGTGGCAGCGAGGTAGTAGGAAAGTGTGTGATAGTAGTAACGTCTGCAACAATGGCAACTCCCTTATTGAAACAGGTCCGTTTGGGCCGCTCCGGGTTGAAGATATCTCCGATCGTAGTCGGGTGCATGAGCTACGGGTCTAAGGACTGGGCGCCCTGGGTCGAAGACGACCGCGGCAAGATCTTTGAGATATTGAAGTACTGCTACGACCATGGTCTGCGCACATACGACGTCGCAGACATGTACAGCAACGGGTTGAGTGAGCGGCTACTCGGCGAGTTCCTCGCGCACTACAAGATTCCGCGGGAGCGGGTGGTCATTTTGACCAAGGTGTATTTCCCCGTAGACGAGGAATTGGAGATGAAGCACGGCGGCTTGGAAGCAGGCAGCGCAGAAGCGGCGCAGCAGGAGCTCGACTTGGCGAACCAGCAAGGCCTATCGCGGAAGCACATCTTGGCTGGGGTGGAGGCGAGCTGTGGGCGGCTAGGTACGTACATTGACGTGTTGCAGTTGCACAGACTAGACCGCGAGACGCCGATGGAGGAGATCATGCGGGCGTTGAACGACGTTGTCGAATCGGGTAAAGTGCGTTACATTGGTGCGTCGACGATGCGTGCGACGGAACTAGCGGACTTGCAGGCAATTGCCGAGCGTCGCGGATGGCACCAGTTCATCAGCTCGCAGTCGTGCTACAACTTGTTGTACCGGGAAGACGAACGGGAACTGATTCCGTATTTGGAGCGTCATGGGCTAGGGATGATTCCGTGGTCGCCTAACGCGCGCGGGATTCTCTGTCGGCCTGCGGCCGACCATGCCAAGTCGCAGCGGGCAAAGACCGATCCGACCATCAAGCGGCGCGCAATGGACCACTTGGAGGCGCAAGAGGTTGAGATTATCGATAGGGTGCAAGAAATAGCCGATAAGCGCGGCACCAGCATGGCGGTGGTGTCGTCAGCGTGGGTTTTGGCCAAGGGCGGCTATCCGATTGTTGGATTGAGCTCGATCGAGCGGGTGCAAGAGATTCTTGGCGCTGCTGAGTTCAAATTGAGCGAAGAGGAGGTTGCGTACTTGGAGGAGCCATACTTGCCTAAGAAGATGATTCTCTAG
- the COX26 gene encoding Cox26p, producing MFFTRALRSSATIAINHAAQTSAKTAAKSGRHIGEAWAVTEAKRLVPTLGLYATFIATVLGWPLLYRKVDLGIGINGLEAPKH from the coding sequence ATGTTTTTCACCAGAGCCCTAAGATCTTCCGCTACCATTGCTATCAACCACGCTGCCCAAACCTCCGCTAAGACTGCCGCAAAGTCTGGCAGACACATCGGTGAGGCATGGGCTGTCACTGAAGCTAAGAGATTAGTGCCAACCCTAGGTCTATACGCTACCTTCATTGCTACCGTCTTGGGATGGCCATTACTATACAGAAAGGTCGACTTGGGTATCGGCATTAACGGTCTAGAAGCCCCAAAGCACTAA
- the TRM1 gene encoding tRNA (guanine26-N2)-dimethyltransferase, whose amino-acid sequence MLRAAFQTLKARLGGKTPVDATSIDVSQFKIVQEGEAKILFPNKETVFYNPIQQFNRDLSVTCIKAWDEIYQEEARERREAKKNQANSKNQGKKRALAETSENNTDSSDALKKRKLNEDESNAVAVSGPVVKPYIKILEALSATGLRAIRYAKEIPNAKMITANDLLPDAVESIKRNINYNGVQDKVVANLDDANVLMYRNKSTNTKYHVIDLDPYGTVTPFVDASMQCIEDGGLMLVTCTDLSVLAGNGYPEKCFALYGGVNMAGHDATHESALRLVLNLLGQSAAKYKKTIEPLLSLSIDFYVRVFIRVKTSPIEVKNLQSNTMVGYMCSGCGAYHTQPLGRQQERQTKKGNKFTKFSLAQGPPVDRHCSYCGSVHHIVGPMYGGPLHNRDFIERVLRINKEDHKDDVYGTRKRIEGMLTLAKNEITAPFYFTPNSVSSILKFQVPPLKSVVAGLGSLGYQCSLTHAKASSLKTDASWDAIWYVMKKYCLEHENVDVEKMNKNGNGYKIMTNENIGKNAEWDEKISFEPNEHSGKFEKLRKLKIVRYQENPTRNWGPKARPQ is encoded by the coding sequence ATGTTGAGGGCTGCTTTTCAAACGTTAAAAGCCAGACTTGGAGGAAAGACTCCGGTTGATGCAACATCGATTGATGTATCACAGTTCAAGATAGTTCAAGAAGGAGAGGCCAAGATTTTGTTCCCTAACAAGGAGACGGTCTTCTATAATCCTATTCAACAGTTTAATAGGGATCTAAGTGTTACATGTATCAAAGCCTGGGATGAGATATACCAGGAAGAAGCTCGGGAGCGTCGCGAGGCTAAGAAGAACCAGGCTAACAGCAAGAACCAAGGGAAAAAACGTGCACTTGCCGAGACTTCCGAAAATAATACCGATTCCAGTGATGCTCTTAAGAAGAGGAAGTTGAATGAGGATGAGAGCAATGCGGTAGCTGTTTCAGGACCAGTGGTAAAACCATATATCAAGATACTTGAAGCTTTGAGTGCCACTGGTTTACGTGCAATCAGATATGCCAAAGAGATTCCCAACGCAAAGATGATAACAGCCAACGATCTACTTCCCGATGCAGTGGAATCCATCAAGAGAAACATTAATTACAATGGTGTGCAGGATAAAGTTGTGGCTAACTTAGACGACGCCAATGTCTTGATGTACAGAAACAAGAGCACAAACACCAAGTACCATGTAATTGATTTAGATCCTTATGGTACTGTGACTCCATTCGTAGATGCTTCCATGCAATGTATCGAGGATGGGGGGTTGATGTTAGTCACATGTACAGATTTATCAGTTCTAGCTGGTAACGGATACCCAGAGAAGTGTTTTGCGCTATACGGGGGTGTTAACATGGCAGGACATGATGCCACACACGAGAGTGCACTAAGACTAGTGCTTAACCTTTTGGGCCAAAGTGCGGCCAAATATAAGAAGACCATCGAACCACTTCTTTCGTTAAGTATTGACTTCTACGTGCGTGTCTTTATCAGAGTTAAGACCAGCCCAATTGAGGTCAAGAACCTACAGTCCAACACAATGGTTGGATACATGTGTTCTGGGTGCGGTGCATACCATACCCAACCTTTGGGTAGACAACAGGAGAGACAAACCAAGAAGGGTAACAAATTCACCAAGTTTTCATTGGCCCAGGGCCCTCCAGTTGATAGACATTGTTCTTACTGTGGAAGCGTCCATCACATAGTGGGCCCAATGTATGGAGGTCCTCTACACAACCGCGACTTTATTGAACGTGTGTTGAGAATCAACAAGGAGGACCACAAAGATGATGTATACGGcacaagaaagagaatagAAGGTATGTTGACATTAGCCAAGAACGAAATCACGGCACCATTCTACTTCACTCCTAATTCCGTGTCATCTATCTTGAAATTCCAAGTTCCACCTCTCAAGTCTGTTGTTGCTGGGTTGGGTTCATTGGGATACCAATGCTCACTAACACACGCCAAAGCCTCCAGTTTGAAAACTGATGCCAGCTGGGATGCTATCTGGTAtgtgatgaagaaatactGCTTAGAACACGAAAATGTCGATGTAGAGAAAATGAACAAGAACGGTAATGGGTATAAGATCATGACTAATGAGAACATTGGTAAGAATGCTGAGTGGGACGAAAAAATATCCTTTGAACCCAATGAACACAGCGGTAAATTCGAGAAGCTAAGAAAGTTAAAGATCGTTAGATATCAAGAAAACCCAACCAGGAACTGGGGCCCAAAGGCCAGACCTCAATAA
- the DPB4 gene encoding DNA polymerase epsilon noncatalytic subunit, with product MPPKGWRKDSGGNYPNTSYVKEQEKISIDDLLFPKSLIMSLAKESIHSAFQNGDEERRVTVSKDAALAMQRSATVFVNHLLTFAQMNAKKNNRKSCNEHDIMMALDTLGFGALKSILVEKMEGYQKAMQWKKQNKQNKNDANGDIIMDEDEDEDEDEEEEEEEGTEEAVSGQDKGQAAEDGTDVEPKKRKTDQ from the coding sequence ATGCCACCAAAAGGTTGGAGAAAAGATTCTGGAGGTAATTATCCTAACACATCCTACGTGAAGGAACAAGAGAAGATAAGCATTGATGATTTACTATTCCCCAAGAGCTTAATCATGTCGCTGGCGAAGGAGTCGATACACAGTGCATTCCAAAATGGGGATGAAGAGAGGCGAGTAACTGTTAGCAAAGATGCGGCGCTAGCAATGCAGAGATCTGCTACGGTATTTGTGAATCACCTTTTGACGTTTGCACAAATGAACgcgaagaagaataataGAAAAAGTTGCAATGAGCACGATATTATGATGGCTCTAGACACACTAGGGTTTGGGGCGCTTAAAAGCATATTAGTTGAGAAAATGGAAGGATATCAAAAAGCTATGCAatggaagaagcagaacaaacaaaataagAATGACGCTAACGGCGATATAATAATGGACGAGGACGAGGACGAGGACGAggatgaagaggaagaggaagaggaaggtacagaagaagcagtAAGCGGGCAAGATAAAGGACAAGCGGCAGAAGATGGAACGGATGTAGAACCAAAGAAACGGAAAACGGATCAATGA
- the NYV1 gene encoding Nyv1p produces MKRYTVSFVEVWDGDKVISSWFDYEKGGNKNGYGSMDKGENEQKALFHRLISDMVIRTVVDLPGNKVTKTSMDLIDGYDCYYTTADDSKVIVCFVKEAVPKFLPLRLLSELKNLNNDTDEKLQNNVNNQLDKFHEELLSYRTEGQEIGNATEEELQKIIAIMNDNIDKFLQRQERISLLVDNTNQLNENSFKFHRKSSKIMRKMWWNNVKFYSIIAFIVIVIIAIMFLILLH; encoded by the coding sequence ATGAAACGGTATACTGTGTCTTTTGTAGAAGTTTGGGATGGAGATAAAGTAATTTCGAGCTGGTTTGATTATGAGAAAGGTGGTAACAAAAATGGTTATGGCAGTATGGATAAAGGGGAAAACGAACAAAAGGCATTGTTTCACAGACTAATCAGCGATATGGTAATACGAACTGTTGTTGATCTTCCAGGTAACAAAGTCACCAAAACATCAATGGATCTCATAGATGGCTATGATTGTTATTACACAACTGCGGATGATTCGAAGGTGATTGTATGTTTTGTGAAGGAAGCAGTACCTAAGTTCCTTCCGCTTCGACTATTGTCggaattgaagaacttaAATAACGACACTGATGAAAAGCTACAAAATAATGTCAACAACCAATTGGACAAGTTCCATGAAGAACTCTTGTCGTATCGAACCGAGGGACAGGAGATAGGGAACGCAACTGAGGAGGAGTTACAGAAAATTATCGCAATAATGAACGATAATATCGACAAATTCTTGCAGAGACAGGAAAGAATATCCCTGCTTGTAGATAATACGAATCAATTGAACGAAAATAGCTTTAAGTTCCATCGTAAGTCATCTAAAATCATGAGGAAAATGTGGTGGAATAATGTGAAATTCTATTCCATTATAGCCTTCATAgtcattgtcattattGCAATCATGTTCttgatattattacacTGA